GCGCGCGTGCCTGGCAGCGCGTCCCCTGGTGACAGGCGCCCTCGCTCGATGTCGCGCACGATGGCGCGCGCGAGCTGCACGAAGAGGGGGACGTCGGAAGCAGGGTCGACCTCGAGGTTCATCTTCCAGGAGCGGAGCACCGGCCTAGTCTACTTCAACGAACCGGCACTTTCTGGGGTGCCGGTCGTTTTCTTATGTTCTGCCCGTGCCCGCCACCCGGAGAGCAACTCCTCCGGACACAACCGCGGCGGGCCCTTGGGAGACGCCATGAACCAGACCGCTGAAACGAAGAAGAAGTACGAGTCCGCCGACTTCGACAAGACGCCGCCCCGCCCGCGCGTCGTCATGCCGGAGCGGCTGGCCCACCCGAATGTCGAGGATGCCGGCCGCAACGAGGGCTACTCGAAGGAGCGCAAGCACCCCGTCTTCTTCGTGGACCTGCCCTCGCATGCCATCAGCATGACGATTGGTTGGCTGGAGCCCGGCCAGTCCTCCAACAAGCACCGCCACACCTACGAGACCATCCTCTACGTGCTGGAGGGGGAGGGGTACTCCGAGATCCAGGGCAAGCGCGTCCCCTGGAAGCAGGGTGACGCCGTCTACATCCCCGTG
The window above is part of the Cystobacter fuscus DSM 2262 genome. Proteins encoded here:
- a CDS encoding cupin domain-containing protein, which produces MNQTAETKKKYESADFDKTPPRPRVVMPERLAHPNVEDAGRNEGYSKERKHPVFFVDLPSHAISMTIGWLEPGQSSNKHRHTYETILYVLEGEGYSEIQGKRVPWKQGDAVYIPVWAWHNHVNTHPTGRARYLACENAPMLQNMGGVALREEVGEKGQSLLRNGEEG